DNA from Paraburkholderia largidicola:
CCCGGGTGGTCCGGCACGCAACGGCTGGTGTCGCTGATTGGTCCGAGCCACGTGAAATCGCTTGCGCTTACCGCGCGGCGGATCGACGCGCAACGCGCATACAGCATCGGTCTGATCGATGAAATCTCCGCGCCTAAAGAGTCCGTTGCGGCAGCCCTCGCGATCGCTGAAAAGATCGCGACGCTCGCACCCGTTTCGGTGCAACTGACCAAGCAACTGATCAACGCCGCCTCGGGATTCGGGACCGGCGCAACCCTGGAAGCCATGGCGGGCGCGCTGTCCGCATCGACGCACGACGCCCGCGAAGGCATGGCCAGTTTCCGCGAACGGCGCCCGGCGCAATACGAGGGTCAATGACATGACGTACGACACCGCAATCCCCACTGCAACCGCGCTTTTGACAAGCGATAAAACCCCTGCACATGAAGCCTTCAACGGCCGTATGTACATCGACGGCGCGTGGACCGAATCCACGTACAAACAGCGCTTCGAGCGCCGCAGTCCCGCGCATGGCCACATTGTCAGTTCGTTTCCTGAAGCGACGCCCGCAGACGTCGAGCGAGCCATCAAGGCCGCCGATCTCGCCTTCCGTCAAGGTCCGTGGCCGAAGCTCAAGGGCGCGGAACGCGCACGGGTGCTTCTCGCGATCGCTGACGGCATCAAGGCACGTGTCGACAAGATGTCGCTGCTCGAATCGCTCGAAACAGGCAAGCCACTTGCGCAGGCACGCGGCGAAGTCTCCGGCTGTATCGATCTCTGGCAATACGCGGCGAGCCTTGCGCGCACGACGAGCGGCGATGCCTACGACACGCTCGGCGAAGACATGCTCGGCATCGTGCTGCGTCAACCGATCGGCGTTGTCGGACTCATCACGCCGTGGAATTTCCCGCTGTGGATTCTTTCGCAGAAGCTGCCGTTCGCACTCGCGGCGGGTTGCACATGCGTCGTCAAGCCAAGCGAATTGACGTCGAGCACCACCGTCATGCTGATGGAGATTCTCGAACAGGCCGGCGTACCCGCGGGCGTCGTCAATGTGGTGACGGGCAAAGGTCCATCCGTCGGCCAACCGCTCGCGGAGCACGACGCAATCGACATGCTGTCATTCACCGGTTCAACACGCGTCGGCAGTTTGCTCGGCGGACTCGCATCGAAGAAGCTGAAGAAGGTCGCGCTCGAACTCGGCGGCAAGAATCCGCAGATCGTCTTCCCCGATTGCGACTGGGACGCGATGGTCGATGCCGTCGTGTTCGGCGTGTACTTCAACGCGGGCGAATGCTGCAACAGCGGCAGCCGCGTGCTCGTACACAAATCGATTGCGGAGCGCTTTGCGCAGGCGGTCGTCGAGCGCGCACGGCAAGTACCCGTTGGCGATCCGCTGCATCCCGAGTGCAAGATCGGCGCGATCGTCAGCGAGAACCAGTTGGTCGAGATTCTCGGCAACATCGACAAGGGTGTTGCGGCAGGCGCGCGCCTGCGTCTGGGCGGCAAACGCTATGACGCGAACGGCCTGTATCTGGAGCCGACCGTTATCAGCGATGTCACGCCCGACATGAGCATCGCCCGCGAAGAAATCTTCGGCCCCGTGCTCACGATCATCCCCTTCTCCGACACGCAGAACGCGATCGATATCGCGAACGACACCGCCTACGGACTCTCCGCCGCCGTCTGGAGCAACGACATCAACACTTGCCTGACCGTTGCGCGCGGCGTCGATGCGGGCACGGTTTGGGTCAACACCTTCCTCGACGGTTACCCCGAACTGCCATTCGGAGGCTTCAAGTCGAGCGGCGTGGGACGCGAACTCGGCAAGCAGGCCGTCGAAGACTACACCGAGACGAAGACGATTCAGCTTCACATCGGGGAGCGCAAGAACTGGTGGCTGCCGCGCCCCGCCGCCTGACCACGAATCCATCCAGATCGCGCCACGGCATGCCCGCCGTGGGGTCCACAAGAAAGCCCGCCAAGAGAGCGTCATCAAGGAGACAAAGATGTACAAGAAGCGTATTGCTGCAATTGCAGTCGGCCTCGTTGCCTGCCACACGCTGTCCGCTTATGCGGCTGACACGAAAACCGTGGAAGTCATGCACTGGTGGACTTCCGGCGGCGAAGCCAAGGCCCTTTCCGTGCTGAAGGACGGCCTCAAAACCAAGGGCTATGCATGGAAAGACAGCCCGATCGCGGGCGGCGGCGGCGAAGCGGCGCGCACGGTGCTGAAGGCGCGCGTCGCATCGGGCAATCCGCCCGATGCAATCCAGATGCTCGGCTTCACGATCCCCGAATACGCGCAGGAGGACTATCTGCAGAACCTCGATCCTGTCGCGTCGAAGGAAGGCTGGGACAAGCTCGTGCCCGGTCCGATCCAGAAATTTTCGAAAGTCGATGGTCACTGGGTTGCTGCACCCGTCGACGTACACCGCACGAACTGGATCTGGGCGAACAAGAAGATCTTCGATCAGTTGAAGCTCACGCCGCCGAAGACCTTCGATGAACTCGTCGCCGACGCCGACAAGATCCGCAAGGCCGGCTATATTCCGCTCGCGCACGGCGGCCAGGCATGGCAGGAAGCGACGATCTTCGATAGCGCGGTGATGTCGGCGGGCGGCCCGAAGTTCTATCAGCAAGCGCTCGTCAAGCTGGACCCGAGCGCGCTCGGCTCGAAGACAATGGAAAAAGCCTTTGACCAGATGCGCGCGTTGCGCGGCATGGTCGATCCGAACTTCCCGGGCCGTGACTGGAATCTCGCCACATCGATGGTCATCAACGGTAAGGCTGCCATGCAGATCATGGGCGACTGGGCGAAGGGCGAGTTTGCGTCGGCAGGCAAACAGCCGAACGTCGACTATCTCTGCTTCAACTACCCCGGAACAGATGGCGCGTTCATCTTCAACACCGACCAGTTCGCGGGCTTCAAGAAGGGCGACGCGAGTCTCCCCGGCGAGTACGCGTTTGCGTCGACCATCATGGACAAGGGCGTCCAGGCGAAATTCAACCAGATCAAAGGCTCGATACCTGCGCGGCTCGATGTGCCACAGGACGGCTTCGACGAGTGCGGCAAGAAGTCGATGAACGACCTGCGCGCAGCGCTCAAGACGGACTCGATGGTCGGCAGCTTCGCGCACGGACACGCGATGCCCGACGGTCCGAAGAACGCCGTGTATGACGTCGTCACGCACTTCTTCAATTCGAACCAGTCGTCTGCGGATGCCGTGAAAGCGCTCGTCGCGGCAGTAAAGAACTCGCAGTAAGCCAAATGGTCCTTGTGCGGATGCGGCACCCAACGCCGCTGTCCGCGAGGCCCGTCATCTCCGACGGTAGGTGTTGCCATGCTATTGCACAATCGCGCCCATGCGGCGACCACGCTTGATGATCTGAACAACAGCTCGGGTCAAAGCCCGACACGAAAGCGATCGACGTTCCGAAACCGCTTCGAAGCGGTTCTGCCCAAGATCGTCCTCAGCCCGACATTGATCATCACGTTGATCTTCGTCTATGGCTTTATCGCGTGGACGACGGTGCTCTCGTTCACCCGCTCACGCGCCTTTGCGAACTTCCACTGGGCCGGTCTGCTTCAGTATGGGCGCGTCTGGGAGCATCCGCGCTGGCATGTGGCGATCGGCAACCTCGGCATCTACGCATCACTCTATGTCGTGCTGTGCATGGCGATCGGTCTCGGCCTCGCCATTCTGCTCGATCAACGGATTCGCGCCGAAGGCGGATTGCGTGCGCTCTTTCTTTATCCCATGGCGCTCTCGTTCATCGTCACGGGCACCGCATGGAAATGGATTCTCAATCCGGGCCTGGGACTCACCAAGCTGTTCCATGACTGGGGTTGGACGAGCTTCCAGTTCGACTGGATCATCAACGACGACATGGCGATCTATACCGTCGTCATCGCCGCTGTCTGGCAGGCGTCGGGCTTCGTGATGGCGATGTTTCTGGCCGGCCTGCGCGGCATCGACCAGGAACAGATCAAGGCCGCTTCGATCGACGGTGCGCGCATGCCTTCGATCTATCGACGAGTCATCATTCCGCAGCTGCGGCCCGTGTTCGTATCGGCATTCGTGATTCTCGTGCACCTCGCCGTCAAGAGCTATGAACTCGTCATCGCATTGACGGGCGCCGGTCCCGGCTACTCGACCGAACTGCCGTCGACCTTCATGTACTCGTTCACTTTCACCCGCAACGAACTCGGCATGGGCGCGGCGAGCGCGGTGATGATGCTGTGCACGGTCGCGGCCATCATGGTGCCCTACCTCTACTCCGAAATGAGACCTCGCCGGAAGAGCGGCGGCCATTGAACTCAACCGATACCCCTTAGCAACCTATTTGCATGAGGTCAGAGTAAGGCTCCAAAGAACCAACTCTGGCCAACAGGAGACAACGATGGCTACCAAGACATGGGACTCACCACAGATGGTGGTGGGCAAGCATAACTACGTCTCGCGGATCGTCATTTATTCGATGCTGGCGATTGCAGCCGTGGTCTATCTCGTACCGCTGCTCGTGATGCTGCTGACATCGTTCAAGCCGTTGCCCGAAGTTTATTCCGGCAATATCCTCGCGCTGCCTCATCAGTGGACGCTCGAAGCGTGGGAAAAAGCCTGGGGATCGGCGTGCGTGGGGCTCGAATGCTCCGGCGTAAAAGGCTTCTTCTGGAATTCCTTCCGGATGGTCTTCTCTGCCGTAGCGATCTCCACCCTGCTCGGCGCATTGAACGGCTACGTGCTGACCAAATGGCGCTTCAAAGGCGACAACATGCTGTTCGGCCTGATCCTGTTCGGATGCTTCATCCCGTTCCAGATCGTGCTGATTCCGATGGCGTCGTTCCTCGGCAAGGTCGGTCTCGCGCAATCGATCAGCGGCCTCGTGTTCGTACATGTCGTATATGGCCTGTGCTTCACGACGCTTTACTTCCGCAACTACTACATCGCATTTCCCGATGAACTCGTGAAAGCGGCAATGATCGATGGCGCGCGTTTCTTTCGCATCTTCTTTCGCATCCTGCTTCCTAACTCGGTGCCCATCATCACCGTCACTGTGATCTGGCAATTCACGAATATCTGGAACGACTTTCTGTTCGGCGCTTCGTTCACGACGGGCAGTTCCGCGCCCATCACGGTCGCGCTGAACAACATCGTCAATACATCGACGGGCGTCAAGGAATACAACGTCAACATGGCCACGGCCATGATCGCCGCGCTGCCGACACTGCTCGTCTATGTGATCGGTGGGCGCTACTTCGTACGCGGTCTGATGGCCGGCTCGGTCAAGGGGTAAATCATGTCTTCTCTGCACGTATCCAACGTTCGCAAAGCCTACGGCGCCACCGAAATCCTCAAGGAGATCAACATCGATGTCGACGATGGCGATTT
Protein-coding regions in this window:
- a CDS encoding aldehyde dehydrogenase family protein, with product MTYDTAIPTATALLTSDKTPAHEAFNGRMYIDGAWTESTYKQRFERRSPAHGHIVSSFPEATPADVERAIKAADLAFRQGPWPKLKGAERARVLLAIADGIKARVDKMSLLESLETGKPLAQARGEVSGCIDLWQYAASLARTTSGDAYDTLGEDMLGIVLRQPIGVVGLITPWNFPLWILSQKLPFALAAGCTCVVKPSELTSSTTVMLMEILEQAGVPAGVVNVVTGKGPSVGQPLAEHDAIDMLSFTGSTRVGSLLGGLASKKLKKVALELGGKNPQIVFPDCDWDAMVDAVVFGVYFNAGECCNSGSRVLVHKSIAERFAQAVVERARQVPVGDPLHPECKIGAIVSENQLVEILGNIDKGVAAGARLRLGGKRYDANGLYLEPTVISDVTPDMSIAREEIFGPVLTIIPFSDTQNAIDIANDTAYGLSAAVWSNDINTCLTVARGVDAGTVWVNTFLDGYPELPFGGFKSSGVGRELGKQAVEDYTETKTIQLHIGERKNWWLPRPAA
- a CDS encoding ABC transporter substrate-binding protein, with amino-acid sequence MYKKRIAAIAVGLVACHTLSAYAADTKTVEVMHWWTSGGEAKALSVLKDGLKTKGYAWKDSPIAGGGGEAARTVLKARVASGNPPDAIQMLGFTIPEYAQEDYLQNLDPVASKEGWDKLVPGPIQKFSKVDGHWVAAPVDVHRTNWIWANKKIFDQLKLTPPKTFDELVADADKIRKAGYIPLAHGGQAWQEATIFDSAVMSAGGPKFYQQALVKLDPSALGSKTMEKAFDQMRALRGMVDPNFPGRDWNLATSMVINGKAAMQIMGDWAKGEFASAGKQPNVDYLCFNYPGTDGAFIFNTDQFAGFKKGDASLPGEYAFASTIMDKGVQAKFNQIKGSIPARLDVPQDGFDECGKKSMNDLRAALKTDSMVGSFAHGHAMPDGPKNAVYDVVTHFFNSNQSSADAVKALVAAVKNSQ
- a CDS encoding carbohydrate ABC transporter permease yields the protein MATKTWDSPQMVVGKHNYVSRIVIYSMLAIAAVVYLVPLLVMLLTSFKPLPEVYSGNILALPHQWTLEAWEKAWGSACVGLECSGVKGFFWNSFRMVFSAVAISTLLGALNGYVLTKWRFKGDNMLFGLILFGCFIPFQIVLIPMASFLGKVGLAQSISGLVFVHVVYGLCFTTLYFRNYYIAFPDELVKAAMIDGARFFRIFFRILLPNSVPIITVTVIWQFTNIWNDFLFGASFTTGSSAPITVALNNIVNTSTGVKEYNVNMATAMIAALPTLLVYVIGGRYFVRGLMAGSVKG
- a CDS encoding carbohydrate ABC transporter permease; the protein is MLLHNRAHAATTLDDLNNSSGQSPTRKRSTFRNRFEAVLPKIVLSPTLIITLIFVYGFIAWTTVLSFTRSRAFANFHWAGLLQYGRVWEHPRWHVAIGNLGIYASLYVVLCMAIGLGLAILLDQRIRAEGGLRALFLYPMALSFIVTGTAWKWILNPGLGLTKLFHDWGWTSFQFDWIINDDMAIYTVVIAAVWQASGFVMAMFLAGLRGIDQEQIKAASIDGARMPSIYRRVIIPQLRPVFVSAFVILVHLAVKSYELVIALTGAGPGYSTELPSTFMYSFTFTRNELGMGAASAVMMLCTVAAIMVPYLYSEMRPRRKSGGH